Within the Dolichospermum compactum NIES-806 genome, the region ATGATCAGGATTTTGCCAATGATTCATACATTATTCAGCATCAATCTAAATCTATATTATGTAATCCTATTTTGAATAAAGGGCAATTAATTGGTATTCTTTATTTAGAAAATAATCTGACTGTCGGTGCTTTCACTATTGACAGATTAAGAATATTAAATCTCCTATCTTCTCAAGCCGCTATTTCCCTAGAAAATGCCCAACTCTATAGTAATTTAGAAGAAAAAGTCACCCAAAGAACTCAGGAATTAAATGAAAATAATCTGCATTTAGAACAAACACTACATGAGTTAAAAGCCACACAATCCCAACTAATCCAAACGGAGAAAATGTCCAGTTTAGGACAAATGGTTGCGGGTATTGCCCATGAAATTAATAATCCTGTAAATTTCATCTATGCTAATATTGAACACACTAGTAATTATATTGAATTTATTATCAATTTACTGAATTTATATCAAAAAGAATATCCTCATCCCTCAGATATTATTGAAAAACATAAACAAGACAATGATTTTGATTTTGTTATTCAAGATTTACCTAGAATTATTGATTCAATGATGATAGGTTCAGAACGTATTCGCAAAATTGTTTTAGGCTTACGTAATTTTTCTCGTCTGGATGAATCTGCCACAAAACCTGTAGATATTCATGAAGGAATTGATAGTACATTAATGATTCTTCAACCGAGATTCCAAGAAAAATTAGGTTATTCTAGCAATGTATTAATTAAAAAATATGGTAATCTCCCCTTAGTCCAATGTTATGCTTCTCAACTAAATCAGGTATTTATGAATATCATTAGTAATGCCATTGATGTTCTCAAACAGCGTGAAAAAAGTTTATCTACCGCAGAACTCAACAATAATCCTAACCAGATCATTATTCGCACTCAAATCATTAATAATAATTGGGTACAAATTGCCATTAAAGATAATGGTATGGGGATAAATCCCGAAATTAAACAACGCATATTTGATCCTTTCTTCACCACAAAACCAGTAGGAGAAGGTACAGGATTAGGCTTATCAATTAGTTATCAAATTATCGTAGATAAACACAGTGGTAAATTAGATTGTATCTCTGCACCCGGAAAAGGAACAGAATTTATCATTGAAATTCCCATAAAACTCCACCAACTATAAAACGCCTCCTCTCCGCGCCTCTGCGTGCAAAAAAATATTCAACTCTGCATAACAGCATCCAATAATAACCCAGCCCCAAACCGAACAGGATCTGTACAAGGTAACTTAGTTTCTGCTATAATTTGAGCGATCGCATTTTTCGCCTCCACTTCCCTCAAATTCCGAGTATTCAAAGCAATTCCCACCACAGGAACAGGACGAAAAGCCCCCGCACCACTGGCAACAATTTCATACATCCGAATCACCTCAGATAAAGCGGGAATCGGTACATGAGGATTATTACGGTTATGAGTTTGTCCTGCTTGATGCACTAATATCAAATGTGTAGGCTGAGAACCGCGAATTAAAGGTAAAGTTGCCGTTGAACCAGGGTGTAAAAGAGAACCTTGCCCCTCAATTTGCAAAATATCGTAATGTTGACCAAAACGCATTACCAACTGTTCCACCGCACCAGCAGCAAAATCTACCCGAACAGCGTCTAAAGCCACCCCTTCCCCTTCCAACATTAACCCAGTTTGACCAGTGGCCAAAAACTTAGAACGGATACCCCGCAACTTAGCCACCCGGTGCAATTCCAGACTAGTTGACATTTTGCCAATAGCCATATCCGTTCCCACCGTCAACACCCGCCGACAAGGCAGATTTTGCGCCATTGCCGATGCTACATCTAAATTAGCTGGTTCTTTGCGGACATCCCAAATTAATTGTCCTGGTTTAAGGAGGGCATTTAACTCCGGTATATTTGCCATTGATGTATGTAACCCATTTACCAAAGACATTCCCGCCTTGAGGGCATCTTTGATATCCAGCCAATAATCATCAGGAACAGCACCACCTTTAGGTGCAATCCCAATTACCAAAACTTCCGGCTTGTACTGTAAAGCTGCCGTTAAAGATGCCACAATTGGCACATCTCGCTGAATACCTGTTAACTCGACTAAAGATTTACCTACAGTTTCTCTGTCAATCACCGCCACAATGGGGGACTCGCTGTAGCGTAAAATTGATAACCCAGTTTTTCCTTGAACTCCAGTAATTCCCTCATGGAGAAGAATTGCTATTTTTTGATTAAGCGACAGACGCACAATGTTTCACTCCCAAACCAGGTAAATTATTCGGCAAAACTCGCCCATTTTCCACCACTGCACCAGTAAAAGGATCATCAGTTAGATTTAAGTGACTATCTAAATCCAAATAATCAGCCAGTGGTGCAAGTTGTAAAGCGGCGGTATTAGCAAGACAACTATCAGAATAACAGCCAAACATGACTTGTAAATTATGGGCTTTGGCTGTATTCACCATTCGCATAGCTTCGGTGATTCCCCCAGATTTCATTAATTTGATATTAATACCATCAACATAATTAGCTAATTGGGGAATATCGGCACTGGTAAAGCAACTTTCATCTACAAAAATTGGTAAGGGGGAATGTTTTTTCAATTCGGCTAAATTTGCTTCTTCACCTCTTACTAAAGGCTGTTCTACATACTTGATTTCCAAATCAGCTAACCAATTACACATATTTATGGCATCCATTAAATTCCAACCTCCGTTAGCATCAACAAATACATCTTTTCCGGCAGCTTCTTCCCGTACCGCTAACAACATTTTTTGATCTGCTTCTATTCCCTCAGTTGAACCTAATTTGACTTTTAACAACTGCACATCCATAAATTGTAACCAGTCTCGCGTCCTTGCCCTTGCACCTGCTGGGGAATTAATGCCAATTGTTACCGATGTTGGCACTATAGCATTTCTATCCAGTCCCCACAATTGCCACAATGGCAAATTCACACGCTTACCCAACCAATCATATAATGCCATATCCACAGCCGCTTTGACTGCGGACGGAATTTGCATTTGTTCTAATAGTGCCTCAATTTCCTGCCGTTGCCAAGGGCTATATTTTTGTAAAGCAGGTATGATTTGCTGCAAATTTTCTTGGATTTTCTCCGTAGATTGCCTATGGTTGCCTACACCAAAAGGAGATGCTTCCCCCCAACCTGTAATTCCTTCTGCGGTAATTTGTAACCAGATATTTGTTGTTTGTGCTGTTGTGCCGCGACTAATTGTAAGGGGAAATCGTTTGTTGACGGTGAAGGTTTGAAATTTGATTTGCATAAATATATTAATTAGGGAATATGTATTTTACATGGAGTTGGAATTGTCAGCTACTTGATATTTTCCAATTTTGTTAACCATTTATCGAAATGCTGACACTGTTTACGTATTGTATCCAATCCGATATCCATAGCAATTAAAGAACCATGTAACGGTTTATCATATCCAGGACAACATCGAAGAATACGTTTAGAAGGTGCTGTTATCGGACTATCATTAATATGTTCAGGTGCAGAAAATGATTCACGTTCACGCTGTAGCTGTTCTACTATGTTTTGATCAAACCATCCTAAAAAAGATTGTGGATTACTATAGAGAAGTCCCTCAAACTCATGCACCAATAAATTAGGAATAAAATTTTGGACTCCAATATCTACACCCATTTGTTGTTCAAGATATTCAGCTTTCTCAAAAAGATTAGCTGTAGTGGGAATAGAACTTTTACCGGGAAAATCTTTTGGTAGTCCATACAAATCTAACATCGTAGTTACAAAAGCGGTGCTATCTTCAGAACATTTACGATATAATTCTTTTCTGATTTTTCCATAAGTTACCGCACCTCCTATAAGTATAGGGTTAACATATATATTTTGTTGCAGAAAATGATTGTAAAG harbors:
- a CDS encoding dipeptide epimerase codes for the protein MQIKFQTFTVNKRFPLTISRGTTAQTTNIWLQITAEGITGWGEASPFGVGNHRQSTEKIQENLQQIIPALQKYSPWQRQEIEALLEQMQIPSAVKAAVDMALYDWLGKRVNLPLWQLWGLDRNAIVPTSVTIGINSPAGARARTRDWLQFMDVQLLKVKLGSTEGIEADQKMLLAVREEAAGKDVFVDANGGWNLMDAINMCNWLADLEIKYVEQPLVRGEEANLAELKKHSPLPIFVDESCFTSADIPQLANYVDGINIKLMKSGGITEAMRMVNTAKAHNLQVMFGCYSDSCLANTAALQLAPLADYLDLDSHLNLTDDPFTGAVVENGRVLPNNLPGLGVKHCASVA
- a CDS encoding DUF1611 domain-containing protein; the protein is MRLSLNQKIAILLHEGITGVQGKTGLSILRYSESPIVAVIDRETVGKSLVELTGIQRDVPIVASLTAALQYKPEVLVIGIAPKGGAVPDDYWLDIKDALKAGMSLVNGLHTSMANIPELNALLKPGQLIWDVRKEPANLDVASAMAQNLPCRRVLTVGTDMAIGKMSTSLELHRVAKLRGIRSKFLATGQTGLMLEGEGVALDAVRVDFAAGAVEQLVMRFGQHYDILQIEGQGSLLHPGSTATLPLIRGSQPTHLILVHQAGQTHNRNNPHVPIPALSEVIRMYEIVASGAGAFRPVPVVGIALNTRNLREVEAKNAIAQIIAETKLPCTDPVRFGAGLLLDAVMQS
- a CDS encoding DUF4276 family protein, with amino-acid sequence MMRVNIFVEGQTEETFVRELLYNHFLQQNIYVNPILIGGAVTYGKIRKELYRKCSEDSTAFVTTMLDLYGLPKDFPGKSSIPTTANLFEKAEYLEQQMGVDIGVQNFIPNLLVHEFEGLLYSNPQSFLGWFDQNIVEQLQRERESFSAPEHINDSPITAPSKRILRCCPGYDKPLHGSLIAMDIGLDTIRKQCQHFDKWLTKLENIK